GAAAGTGAACCACTAAAAATCGATTCTATTTGTAAAGCTTTAAATATCTTTTTATAAAAAGATATTATGGCCAACAAACAAATAGAAATGCGAAAAATAAAACAGATTTTCAAACTTTACAGTGAAGGAGTCAGTAAGCGTCAAATAAGCCTAATCACAGGGCTATCACGTAATACCATCACTAAATATATTGACTTTTTTAAGCGCTATGGGCTTACTAATTACGAAGTGTCTTCCATGACACTCGAGGAGCTGAACAGACTTTTTAAAACCGACCAAAAAGGTAAGAGCCAACAACTATTGACTCTAGAAACATACTTTCCTTATTTCGACAAAGAACTGCGCAAAACGGGTGTAACCAAAGAGCTACTCTGGCAAGAGTATGCTTCCAAACATCCAGATGGTTACAAACTTTCCCAGTTTAGATATTGGTACCGGGAGTGGGCTAAAGAAGTGTCTCCAGTGATGCATTT
The sequence above is drawn from the Cellulophaga sp. Hel_I_12 genome and encodes:
- a CDS encoding helix-turn-helix domain-containing protein, which translates into the protein MANKQIEMRKIKQIFKLYSEGVSKRQISLITGLSRNTITKYIDFFKRYGLTNYEVSSMTLEELNRLFKTDQKGKSQQLLTLETYFPYFDKELRKTGVTKELLWQEYASKHPDGYKLSQFRYWYREWAKEVSPVMHFTHKAGDKLFIDFTGKKLSIVDRYTGEIQDLEVFVCVLGSSQYTYVEACESQKKEDFIACVENALWFYGGVPQALVPIT